The Chitinophaga pinensis DSM 2588 region ATGTATGAATGGAGCCAACAGTATAGAAAAACATTGCTGATCTCCGGTCATACGCATAAACCGGTGTTTGCCTCTATGGACCACATAGACCGCCTTACCAAGGCATTGGAGAAAGCGCTGGCCGCCGGTGACCAGGAGCGGGCAAAGGCTTTACAGGAATCCCTGGAAAAACGCAGAGCAGAATATGCAGGAAAGGAGTTTGTCAAAACAATGGTCAGCCCCAGTTACTTTAATACCGGCTGCTGTTGTTTCAGTGATGGAGATATCACCGGTATAGAAATCACAGAAGGTGTAATACGCCTGGTGAAATGGGACCAGGAAGGAAAGAACGTCAATCGTATCGTACTGGAAGAAGCACAACTGGATTATCTGTTTGATCAGCTGTAAAAGCAAAAGAGACTGGTTTACGCCAGTCTCTTTTTACTATATCTTAATAACTAAACGATACTCCCATTACGAACACGTAATTCCTAATTCCTAATTTTTAACTTCTGTCTACCAGCTGTTGCTGTGCAGCTCCATACCTTTCGCCGGTATCCGGATACTTCGCCAGTAAAGCATCAATCTCCTTTTTATCTGCATCAGATAAGCTGATATCCACCGCCGCCGCATTCTCTTCCAGGTATTTCCTGCGTTTAGTACCTGGAATAGGTATCAGGTTTTCATCCTGATTCAACACCCACGCCAAAGCCAGTTGCGCTGCCGTACAGTTTTTAGCTGCCGCCAGTTCTGCGAATGCAGCTGCCAGTTGCTGATTATTATCGGCATGTGCCGCCTGATAACGGGGAAGCGACTTCCTGAAATCATTATCCTTCAGTGCGCCCAGATCCAGGGTATTGGTCACAAGACCACGTGCCAGCGGACTAAAAGGCACAAAACTGATCTTAAGTTCATTGCACAACGGAATAATCTCCTTTTCCACATCTCTTGTCAGCAGAGAGTATTCACTCTGCAAAGCCGAAATAGGATGTACCGCATGGGCCTTGCGAATAGAATTCACGCCTGCCTCTGACAATCCCAGATAACGTACTTTTCCTTCTTTTACCAGTTCTGCCATCGCACCCACAGTCTCCTCTATTGGTATCTTGGGGTCTACGCGATGCACATAGTAAAGATCAATCACATCTGTCTGTAATCTTTTCAGACTATCCGTAACCGCCTTGCGCATATATGCCGGTGAGCCATCAAACCCGCCGGGTTGTCCATCCGTGAAAGTAAATCCGAACTTGGTAGCAAGGAATATTTTAGAACGGTTTGGCTTCAACACTTTTGCCACCAGTTCCTCATTTTTACCATTAGCGTAAATATCGGCCGTATCCCAGAATGTAACGCCGAGCGCTATAGCATGTTCCAATGTAGCGATGGATTCAGCATCATTGGCTTCTCCATAAGCATGGTTCATGCCCATGCATCCCAATCCGATAGCGGAGAGAGAGACATCTGTGTTTCCTAATTTCCTGTATTTCATGAGATCATCGTTTGTATATGGGTCATTCAATATTGTATACTAATATACAAAGAACCCCGCTTAATTACCGTCGTCGTTCCTGATACCGCGCCTATTCTTTTGGATAGCTTGCTTCAGTCTGCCGAAATTGTAGTTGATACTCACATTGACCGTCCGGAAATATTCCTGTGTGTTGTTGTATTGCGTAAATAGTTTATCTGAGAGCGCTGTACGGTTCTGTCTGTATGCCTGAAATGGATTGCTGATACCAGCAGAACAGGTCAGTTTATCTTTTATCAGATCTTTACTGCCTCCGATGGTAATAGCAGTAACAGCATTATTGGTCGCCTGTAAGGACGCCTGGTTACGTCCGGTTATATTTAACGACGTATTCAGTTTCCAGCCTTTATTCAGGCGTACAGATGCATTTCCGTTGATAGCATAATTCCATCTGTGCAGCGCAATAGGGGCAGCGTTGCTCGCGCCATCCAATGAAAGATAAACCGCATTGCCGTTAATACCCAGGTTCAGCCATTTGGTAACCGGATAGTTGATGGTATAGTCAAATCCTAAACCACTACCCCTGACATTATTTTCGATGCTTGTAGTGGTAATATTCCGGGCGGTATCATAGGAGGTAATCTCCATAAACATATTGTTGAGGAACGCATAGCTGACAGCCGCATTAAAAGATAGGTTCCCTGACCAGCTATATCCCAGTTGAACGTTCGTAGTCAGCGTCGGACGTAATGCCGGATTCCCGGATGATTCCTGCGAGGGATTGGAGCGGTCTTTAAATGGATTAAGCTTGTAGATATTAGGTCGTTTCAGGCGTCGGGAAATGCCCAGGTTCAGCGAACTGTTATTACCCAACTTTCTGTTGATGACTACCGATGGAATCAGGTTAAGAAATTGCTTGTGCAGTCTCACAGAATCACTTTGCCAGCTGGCTTCCATAAAGGTCTGTTCCGCACGTAAACCCGCCTTCAGGTCCCAGTGTTTTGAAGAGAAAGTATACGCATTATATACACTGAATACGCGTTGCTGTCCGTCAAACCCGTTTGAGACAGGATCAGCTGACAGGTAGGCATTGAGATAATCAC contains the following coding sequences:
- a CDS encoding aldo/keto reductase — protein: MKYRKLGNTDVSLSAIGLGCMGMNHAYGEANDAESIATLEHAIALGVTFWDTADIYANGKNEELVAKVLKPNRSKIFLATKFGFTFTDGQPGGFDGSPAYMRKAVTDSLKRLQTDVIDLYYVHRVDPKIPIEETVGAMAELVKEGKVRYLGLSEAGVNSIRKAHAVHPISALQSEYSLLTRDVEKEIIPLCNELKISFVPFSPLARGLVTNTLDLGALKDNDFRKSLPRYQAAHADNNQQLAAAFAELAAAKNCTAAQLALAWVLNQDENLIPIPGTKRRKYLEENAAAVDISLSDADKKEIDALLAKYPDTGERYGAAQQQLVDRS